Genomic DNA from Euzebyales bacterium:
GTCAGCGTGCAGGCGGCGACAGCAACCCGATGGCACGCTCCAGGCGATCGACGCCCTCCGCCGGACCGCGGACGTCGAGCACGTCGCGTGGCGCCCGACCCATGAGAAACAGCCACAGGTCGGCCGGTGTTCCCTCCACCCAGGCGTCAGCGTGGTCGGTGCGAAGCACCTCGATCGCGTCGGGCTGCAGGCGGACCGCCCAACTGTTGGCTCCAGTGAGGGCCCGTAGACCCACGATCTCACCATCGCCGCAGACCTCGGCACCGCGGAGCCGGGGTTCCAGGTAGATCTCCAGTGCCTCGGTGACGCCCGCGACGGCCACGTCATCGGCGATCGGCGGTGCGTCACCGAACACGCGCTGAACGTCCCAGCGGTGGATGGTGGTCTCCAGCGCCATCCGCCGCCGCCAGAACCCAACAGTCGGCTCTCCGGCGAACGTCCACACCGGCGTCGTCGGGCTGGTTGCCGCCAACGCGTCCATCACGTCCGCCGCGCCTGCGCGAAACCAGCCGATGAGGTCGTCCGGCCGTTGCGCGACGTCAGGCTGCGCCAGCCGCTGCGTCGCCAGGGTCCGCACGATCTCGGTGACCCAGCGATGGATGCGTCCGGTGTGGACGACCAGATCCGCGATCGACCAACCCGGGTAGGTCACCGCGTCGCGGCTGAGGTCCTGTACGGCGG
This window encodes:
- a CDS encoding maleylpyruvate isomerase N-terminal domain-containing protein; amino-acid sequence: MDDDVALDVLRDAAEELADTAVQDLSRDAVTYPGWSIADLVVHTGRIHRWVTEIVRTLATQRLAQPDVAQRPDDLIGWFRAGAADVMDALAATSPTTPVWTFAGEPTVGFWRRRMALETTIHRWDVQRVFGDAPPIADDVAVAGVTEALEIYLEPRLRGAEVCGDGEIVGLRALTGANSWAVRLQPDAIEVLRTDHADAWVEGTPADLWLFLMGRAPRDVLDVRGPAEGVDRLERAIGLLSPPAR